In Agromyces sp. 3263, a single genomic region encodes these proteins:
- a CDS encoding 5-oxoprolinase subunit PxpA gives MEPVIDLNSDLGESFGAWRVGDDEAMFGLVSSANVACGFHAGDALTMAESVSRAARHGVALGAHPGYRDLAGFGRRALDTSPAELAAELLVQLGGLDGLARAAGTRVRYVKAHGALYHRLAVDETAAHAFAEAVARYDATLPLLGPPSSALERASDASGLRFAREAFVDRGYVADGSLVPRGEPGAVVDDPAAAADRALELAETGGITADDGSRVELAPDSLCLHGDTPGAVAMARAVRAALEAARVEIRAFA, from the coding sequence ATGGAGCCGGTGATCGACCTCAACAGCGACCTCGGCGAATCGTTCGGCGCATGGCGCGTGGGCGACGACGAGGCGATGTTCGGCCTCGTCTCGAGCGCCAATGTCGCCTGCGGCTTCCACGCCGGCGACGCCCTGACCATGGCGGAGAGCGTGAGCCGAGCCGCTCGCCACGGCGTGGCGCTCGGCGCGCATCCCGGCTACCGGGACCTCGCCGGCTTCGGACGACGGGCGCTCGACACGAGTCCGGCCGAGCTCGCCGCCGAGCTGCTGGTCCAACTCGGCGGGCTCGACGGGCTCGCCCGTGCGGCGGGCACTCGGGTGCGCTACGTGAAGGCGCACGGCGCGCTCTACCACCGGCTCGCGGTCGACGAGACGGCGGCGCACGCGTTCGCCGAGGCGGTGGCCCGCTACGACGCCACGCTGCCGCTGCTCGGGCCGCCGTCGAGCGCCCTCGAGCGCGCATCGGATGCCTCGGGGCTCCGCTTCGCCCGCGAGGCCTTCGTCGACCGGGGCTACGTCGCCGACGGCTCGCTCGTGCCGCGCGGGGAGCCCGGCGCGGTGGTCGACGATCCGGCCGCGGCCGCCGACCGCGCCCTCGAGCTCGCCGAGACCGGCGGCATCACGGCCGACGACGGCAGCCGTGTCGAGCTCGCGCCCGACTCGCTCTGCCTGCACGGCGACACCCCGGGCGCCGTGGCGATGGCGCGCGCCGTCCGCGCCGCCCTCGAGGCCGCCCGCGTCGAGATCCGAGCCTTCGCATGA
- a CDS encoding allophanate hydrolase subunit 1 yields the protein MTRRLLPSGDAALLVECDSLEEVLALHDALAADPKPGVVELVPAARTILVAVDPARMALESAATWVRRIPAEAGSRVAGAAASPVTIPVSYDGDDLVATAALLGVSTEALVARHTSIDWRVAFIGFAPGFGYLVSDDWPFEVPRLDAPRPRVPAGSVALAGAFGGVYPRQSPGGWRLIGRTTSTLWDAESADPAVLAPGRRVRFEAVDAG from the coding sequence ATGACCCGCCGGCTCCTGCCGAGCGGCGACGCGGCCCTGCTGGTCGAGTGCGACTCGCTCGAGGAGGTGCTCGCGCTGCACGACGCGCTGGCCGCCGACCCGAAGCCGGGCGTGGTCGAGCTCGTGCCGGCCGCGCGCACGATCCTCGTCGCCGTCGATCCCGCGCGCATGGCGCTCGAGTCCGCGGCGACCTGGGTGCGGCGCATCCCCGCCGAGGCGGGATCGCGGGTCGCGGGCGCCGCGGCGTCGCCGGTCACGATCCCGGTCTCCTACGACGGCGACGACCTCGTCGCGACGGCTGCGCTGCTGGGCGTCTCGACGGAGGCCCTGGTGGCCCGGCACACCTCGATCGACTGGCGGGTGGCGTTCATCGGCTTCGCGCCGGGCTTCGGCTACCTCGTGAGCGACGACTGGCCGTTCGAGGTGCCGCGGCTCGACGCGCCGCGCCCGCGGGTGCCGGCTGGGTCCGTCGCGCTCGCCGGGGCCTTCGGCGGCGTCTACCCGCGCCAGAGTCCTGGCGGCTGGCGACTGATCGGGCGAACGACGTCCACGCTCTGGGATGCCGAGTCGGCCGACCCTGCGGTGCTCGCGCCCGGGCGTCGCGTGCGCTTCGAGGCGGTCGACGCGGGATGA
- a CDS encoding biotin-dependent carboxyltransferase family protein, giving the protein MTRLRVEHPGASALVEDLGRPGLAHLGVAASGALDRGALALANRLVGNPDGAAALELAVGGFRGRFEGEAWFAVTGAWGPVTLDGRPVPPYTATRARHGAVLEVGVAARGIRYVLAVRGGLDVPAALGSRSRDTLAALGPEPVAAGQVLAIGAEPAASVPVVDQDVAFPPPDGAVTLSLLPGPRADWFTDAAAATLFESAWRLSGQADRIGARLLGPELARRRSGELASEATVPGSMQVAGDGRPTILLADRPVTGGYPVVAVVAPASLDAVAQLRPGQEVRFRHA; this is encoded by the coding sequence ATGACCCGCCTGCGCGTCGAGCACCCGGGCGCCTCGGCGCTCGTGGAGGACCTCGGGCGGCCGGGCCTCGCGCACCTGGGCGTCGCGGCATCCGGTGCGCTCGACCGCGGTGCGCTGGCGCTCGCGAACCGGCTCGTGGGCAATCCCGACGGCGCCGCGGCGCTCGAGCTGGCCGTGGGCGGGTTCCGGGGCCGGTTCGAGGGGGAGGCATGGTTCGCGGTCACCGGGGCGTGGGGGCCCGTCACGCTCGACGGGCGACCGGTGCCGCCCTACACGGCGACCCGCGCCCGTCACGGTGCCGTGCTCGAGGTCGGCGTCGCCGCACGCGGCATCCGCTACGTGCTGGCCGTGCGCGGCGGACTCGACGTGCCCGCCGCCCTGGGTTCGCGCTCGCGCGACACGCTCGCCGCCCTCGGGCCCGAGCCGGTGGCCGCCGGGCAGGTGCTCGCGATCGGTGCGGAGCCCGCGGCATCCGTGCCCGTCGTCGACCAGGACGTCGCGTTCCCTCCGCCCGACGGGGCGGTCACGCTCTCGCTCCTGCCGGGGCCGAGAGCCGACTGGTTCACGGATGCCGCGGCCGCGACGCTCTTCGAGTCCGCCTGGCGCCTCTCCGGGCAGGCCGACCGCATCGGCGCGCGGCTGCTCGGGCCCGAGCTCGCGCGCCGCCGATCGGGGGAGCTGGCGAGCGAGGCGACGGTGCCCGGGTCGATGCAGGTCGCGGGCGATGGACGGCCGACGATCCTGCTCGCCGACCGGCCGGTCACCGGCGGGTACCCGGTCGTCGCGGTGGTCGCGCCGGCCTCGCTCGACGCGGTGGCGCAGCTGCGGCCCGGCCAGGAGGTCCGCTTCCGCCACGCGTGA
- a CDS encoding family 10 glycosylhydrolase, translated as MPLDATTHDDPTPSGLGRRDFLTLAVAGVAASAFTVTVGTLAPGTAYAEGAGSAAGAALAPRKRELRAMWISSVVNIDWPSRTGLAADEQRAEFLHWLDVAEQFHLNAVFVQVRPTADAFWPSPLEPWSQYLTGVQGEDPGYDPLSFIVDEAHRRNLELHAWYNPYRVSMQADPTQLVPEHPARVHPDWVWAYGGKLYFDPGLPEVQEHIQQAILHSVEHYDLDGVHFDDYFYPYPVAGQVIPDAATFAAHGAGFADVAEWRRHNVDTFVHSISERIKALKPWVKFGISPFGIWRNRTTDPLGSDTGGSQSYDLQFADTRKWVLEGWLDYINPQVYWQIGLAVADYAKLVPWWAGVAAASRTHLYIGEALYKVTSGVFTDPAELSNHLTLDRGIDDAGTPVHGNVYFSAKHVPADPQGSMSRVLADHYAHPAIVPAMEWLPSTDVRAPVLTRATRTDAGVELQWSDAAPPSLRATSFAVYRVEGGTGAIDVEDAANLLATVRAQSGVVQRWTDASAAEGSTYRYVLTALDRVWNESAPSVVRRSS; from the coding sequence ATGCCCCTCGACGCCACGACACATGACGACCCGACGCCGAGCGGACTCGGCCGCCGCGACTTCCTCACCCTGGCCGTCGCCGGTGTCGCGGCATCCGCGTTCACCGTCACCGTCGGCACGCTCGCGCCCGGCACCGCGTACGCCGAAGGCGCCGGCTCCGCCGCGGGCGCGGCACTCGCCCCGCGCAAGCGCGAGCTGCGGGCGATGTGGATCTCGTCGGTCGTGAACATCGACTGGCCGAGTCGAACCGGCCTCGCCGCCGACGAGCAGCGCGCCGAGTTCCTGCACTGGCTCGACGTCGCCGAGCAGTTCCACCTCAATGCCGTGTTCGTGCAGGTGCGGCCCACGGCTGACGCGTTCTGGCCAAGCCCGCTCGAGCCGTGGTCGCAGTACCTCACCGGCGTGCAAGGGGAGGATCCGGGCTACGACCCGCTCTCGTTCATCGTCGACGAGGCGCACCGCCGCAACCTCGAGCTGCACGCCTGGTACAACCCGTACCGCGTCTCGATGCAGGCCGACCCCACGCAGCTCGTGCCCGAGCACCCCGCGCGCGTGCACCCCGACTGGGTCTGGGCGTATGGCGGCAAGCTGTACTTCGACCCCGGCCTGCCCGAGGTGCAGGAGCACATCCAGCAGGCGATCCTGCACTCGGTCGAGCACTACGACCTCGACGGCGTGCACTTCGACGACTACTTCTACCCCTACCCGGTGGCCGGGCAGGTGATCCCGGATGCCGCGACCTTCGCCGCGCACGGTGCCGGCTTCGCCGACGTCGCCGAGTGGCGCCGCCACAACGTCGACACCTTCGTGCACTCGATCTCCGAGCGCATCAAGGCGCTGAAGCCGTGGGTGAAGTTCGGCATCAGCCCGTTCGGCATCTGGCGGAACCGCACGACCGACCCCCTCGGGTCCGACACGGGCGGCTCGCAGTCCTACGACCTGCAGTTCGCCGACACCCGGAAGTGGGTGCTCGAGGGCTGGCTCGACTACATCAACCCGCAGGTGTACTGGCAGATCGGCCTGGCCGTCGCCGACTACGCGAAGCTCGTGCCGTGGTGGGCCGGGGTCGCCGCGGCATCCCGCACGCATCTCTACATCGGCGAGGCGCTCTACAAGGTGACGTCGGGCGTGTTCACCGACCCGGCCGAGCTCTCGAACCACCTGACGCTCGACCGGGGGATCGACGACGCCGGCACGCCGGTGCACGGCAACGTGTACTTCTCGGCGAAGCACGTGCCCGCCGACCCGCAGGGCTCGATGTCGCGCGTGCTCGCCGACCACTACGCCCACCCCGCCATCGTGCCCGCCATGGAGTGGCTGCCGTCCACCGACGTGCGCGCGCCCGTGCTCACGAGGGCGACCCGCACCGACGCGGGCGTCGAGCTGCAGTGGTCGGATGCCGCGCCGCCGAGCCTGCGGGCCACCTCGTTCGCCGTGTACCGGGTCGAGGGCGGCACCGGGGCCATCGACGTCGAGGACGCCGCCAACCTGCTCGCGACGGTCCGCGCGCAGTCGGGCGTCGTGCAGCGCTGGACGGACGCCTCGGCCGCGGAGGGATCGACGTACCGCTACGTCCTCACCGCGCTCGACCGCGTGTGGAACGAGAGCGCGCCGAGCGTGGTGCGCCGCTCGAGCTGA
- a CDS encoding fused MFS/spermidine synthase: MPDLERRLSVSGHVARLEESRSVPGSWTLYVDGTPQSHVEVERPDWLGFEYVRRIGHAIDLVRPDGAPITAVHLGGGALTLPRYVAATRPGSRQQVVELESELVDLVREHLPLPRGAQVRVRHGDAREVLAKLPAGLDGAVDIAVVDIFSGARTPAHVTSAEFYGLLVPRLAPGGIVAVNVADGAGLAFARSQAATLAHVFAHVAIAADTSMLKGRRFGNVVMYASHDELPFAGLPRRLASDPAPAKLVDGAELHRFIAGAPVVTDATAVPSPPPARSIFLSKPGR; encoded by the coding sequence GTGCCAGACCTCGAACGACGCCTCTCCGTGAGCGGCCATGTCGCCCGCCTCGAGGAGTCGCGCTCGGTGCCCGGGTCGTGGACGCTGTACGTCGACGGCACGCCGCAGTCGCACGTCGAGGTCGAGCGCCCCGACTGGCTCGGGTTCGAGTACGTCCGGCGCATCGGGCACGCCATCGACCTCGTGCGTCCCGACGGCGCGCCGATCACGGCCGTGCACCTCGGCGGTGGCGCGCTGACGCTCCCCCGCTACGTCGCCGCCACGCGGCCGGGCTCGCGCCAGCAGGTGGTCGAGCTCGAGAGCGAGCTCGTCGACCTGGTGCGCGAGCACCTGCCGCTCCCGCGCGGCGCGCAGGTGCGGGTGCGGCACGGCGATGCCCGCGAGGTCCTCGCGAAGCTGCCCGCGGGCCTCGACGGCGCGGTCGACATCGCGGTGGTCGACATCTTCTCGGGCGCGCGCACCCCCGCGCACGTGACGAGCGCGGAGTTCTACGGGCTCCTCGTGCCGCGCCTCGCGCCCGGCGGCATCGTCGCCGTCAACGTCGCCGACGGCGCCGGCCTCGCGTTCGCGCGCTCGCAGGCCGCGACGCTCGCGCACGTCTTCGCGCACGTCGCGATCGCCGCCGACACCTCGATGCTGAAGGGCCGGCGGTTCGGCAACGTCGTCATGTACGCCTCCCACGACGAGCTGCCCTTCGCGGGCCTCCCCCGCCGGCTCGCGAGCGATCCCGCTCCGGCGAAGCTCGTCGACGGCGCCGAGCTGCACCGGTTCATCGCGGGCGCGCCGGTGGTGACGGATGCCACGGCGGTGCCGTCGCCGCCGCCCGCGCGCTCGATCTTCCTGTCCAAGCCCGGTCGCTGA
- a CDS encoding fused MFS/spermidine synthase, whose product MSHPRIEFEADVFSPTGLTLLVEGTAQSHVDPGDPTRLFFEYMRRLGHVLDAVAPAGEPIRALHLGGGAMTLPRYVAATRPGSHQVVVELDPEVAATVLDRLPLPPGEDIELRLADARDAVTVLATATERPALDAVVVDVYEGLDAPSFVDEPAFLGGCLALVRAGGIVAVNVADAPGLTRLRAQARGFARADPAAELLVAGDPAVLSGAEEGNVLLVAASGGLPDGLADRLAAAGPFPGAVVTGHRLDAALWGAC is encoded by the coding sequence ATGTCGCACCCCCGCATCGAGTTCGAGGCCGACGTCTTCTCGCCGACGGGCCTCACGCTCCTCGTGGAGGGCACGGCCCAGTCGCACGTGGATCCGGGCGATCCGACGAGGCTGTTCTTCGAGTACATGCGGCGCCTCGGCCACGTGCTCGACGCCGTGGCGCCGGCGGGCGAACCGATCCGGGCCCTCCACCTCGGCGGCGGCGCGATGACGCTGCCGCGCTACGTCGCGGCGACCCGGCCGGGGTCGCACCAGGTGGTCGTCGAGCTCGATCCCGAGGTCGCCGCCACCGTGCTCGACCGGCTCCCGCTCCCGCCCGGCGAGGACATCGAGCTCCGGCTCGCCGACGCCCGCGATGCGGTCACCGTCCTCGCGACGGCGACGGAGCGGCCGGCCCTCGACGCGGTGGTGGTCGACGTCTACGAGGGACTCGATGCGCCGTCGTTCGTGGACGAGCCGGCATTCCTGGGCGGATGCCTCGCGCTCGTGCGCGCCGGCGGCATCGTCGCCGTGAACGTGGCCGATGCGCCCGGCCTCACCCGCCTGCGCGCGCAGGCCCGCGGGTTCGCCCGCGCGGACCCCGCCGCGGAGCTGCTCGTCGCCGGCGACCCGGCGGTGCTCTCCGGCGCAGAGGAGGGCAACGTGCTCCTGGTCGCCGCTTCCGGCGGGCTCCCCGACGGGCTCGCCGACCGGCTCGCCGCGGCCGGGCCGTTCCCCGGCGCGGTGGTCACCGGCCACCGTCTGGACGCGGCGCTCTGGGGCGCCTGCTGA
- the rpoB gene encoding DNA-directed RNA polymerase subunit beta — protein MAAARNATTPTPKNGRGASRLSFAKVTDTLTVPDLLALQTESFDWLVGNDAWKARVAEAEEAGRQDLPEHTGLEEIFEEISPIEDLGETMQLSFTNPELEPPKYTIDECKEKGKTYSAPLYVNAEFMNHLTGEIKTQTVFMGDFPLMTPKGTFVINGTERVVVSQLVRSPGVYFERTPEKTSDKDIYSARVIPSRGAWLEFEIDKRDQVGVRIDRKRKQSVTVFLKALGLTSEEILEEFAGYESIALTLEKDNILTKEEALKDIYRKLRPGEQVAAEAARALLDNFYFNPKRYDLAKVGRYKINNKLGLEAPLTDSVLTVQDIVATIKYLVALHDERTTIAGRRGGKAVDIRLDVDDIDNFGNRRIRAVGELIQNQVRTGLSRMERVVRERMTTQDIEAITPQTLINVRPVVAAIKEFFGTSQLSQFMDQNNPLAGLTHKRRLSALGPGGLSRDRAGVEVRDVHPSHYGRMCPIETPEGPNIGLIGSLASFARINSFGFIETPYRKVVSGKVTEQIDYLTAMEEDDYIVAQANAPLKADGHFQEERVLARKKGGEVDLFPADEIGYMDVSPRQMVSVATSLIPFLEHDDANRALMGANMQRQAVPLLRSDSPFVGTGMEGYAAVDAGDVITADKAGVVTEVSADSVTVQLDEGGTQTYYLRKFDRSNQGTSYNNRVVVSAGERIEAGEVIADGPATDNGELALGKNLLVAFMPWEGHNFEDAIILSQNLVKDDVLSSIHIEEYEVDARDTKLGKEEITRDLPNVSPDLLADLDERGIIRIGAEVRPGDILVGKVTPKGETELSAEERLLRAIFNEKSREVRDTSLKVPHGEQGTIIGVKVFDSQDGDDELGSGVNQRVVVYIAQKRKITEGDKLAGRHGNKGVISKILPVEDMPFLADGTPVDVILNPLGIPGRMNFGQVLETHLGWVAKQGWKVDGNPAWAKKLPKDAHEAAPGTKVATPVFDGALEEEIAGLLDSTLPNRDGERLIDSTGKTQLFDGRSGEPFPYPVSVGYMYILKLHHLVDDKIHARSTGPYSMITQQPLGGKAQFGGQRFGEMEVWALEAYGAAYALQELLTIKSDDILGRVKVYEAIVKGENIQEPGIPESFKVLMKEMQSLCLNVEVLSADGTAVSLRDTDDEAFRAAEELGINISARFESSNIDEI, from the coding sequence TTGGCTGCTGCGCGCAACGCGACCACGCCCACCCCCAAGAACGGACGCGGTGCAAGCCGCCTCTCGTTCGCAAAGGTCACCGACACCCTCACCGTGCCCGACCTGCTCGCACTCCAGACGGAGAGCTTCGACTGGCTGGTCGGCAACGACGCGTGGAAGGCACGCGTCGCCGAGGCCGAGGAGGCCGGCCGCCAGGACCTGCCCGAGCACACGGGCCTCGAGGAGATCTTCGAGGAGATCTCCCCGATCGAGGACCTCGGCGAGACCATGCAGCTCTCGTTCACCAACCCTGAGCTCGAGCCGCCGAAGTACACGATCGACGAGTGCAAGGAGAAGGGCAAGACCTACTCCGCCCCGCTCTACGTGAACGCCGAGTTCATGAACCACCTCACCGGTGAGATCAAGACGCAGACCGTCTTCATGGGCGACTTCCCGCTCATGACCCCCAAGGGCACCTTCGTCATCAACGGCACCGAGCGTGTCGTCGTGTCGCAGCTCGTCCGCTCGCCCGGCGTCTACTTCGAGCGCACCCCCGAGAAGACCTCCGACAAGGACATCTACTCGGCTCGCGTCATCCCGAGCCGTGGTGCATGGCTCGAGTTCGAGATCGACAAGCGCGACCAGGTCGGCGTGCGCATCGACCGCAAGCGCAAGCAGTCCGTGACCGTCTTCCTCAAGGCCCTCGGCCTCACGAGCGAGGAGATCCTCGAGGAGTTCGCCGGCTACGAGTCGATCGCGCTCACCCTCGAGAAGGACAACATCCTCACCAAGGAGGAGGCGCTCAAGGACATCTACCGGAAGCTCCGTCCGGGCGAGCAGGTCGCCGCCGAGGCCGCGCGTGCGCTCCTCGACAACTTCTACTTCAACCCGAAGCGCTACGACCTCGCCAAGGTCGGCCGGTACAAGATCAACAACAAGCTGGGCCTCGAGGCTCCGCTGACCGACTCGGTGCTCACGGTGCAGGACATCGTCGCCACGATCAAGTACCTCGTCGCCCTCCACGACGAGCGCACCACCATCGCGGGTCGCCGCGGCGGCAAGGCGGTCGACATCCGCCTCGACGTCGACGACATCGACAACTTCGGCAACCGCCGCATCCGCGCGGTCGGCGAGCTCATCCAGAACCAGGTGCGCACCGGCCTCAGCCGCATGGAGCGCGTCGTTCGCGAGCGCATGACCACGCAGGACATCGAGGCGATCACCCCGCAGACCCTGATCAACGTGCGACCCGTCGTCGCCGCGATCAAGGAGTTCTTCGGCACCTCGCAGCTGTCGCAGTTCATGGACCAGAACAACCCGCTCGCGGGCCTGACGCACAAGCGTCGCCTGAGCGCGCTCGGCCCCGGCGGCCTCTCGCGCGACCGCGCGGGCGTCGAGGTCCGAGACGTCCACCCGTCGCACTACGGCCGCATGTGCCCGATCGAGACCCCTGAAGGCCCGAACATCGGCCTGATCGGCTCGCTCGCGTCGTTCGCGCGCATCAACTCGTTCGGCTTCATCGAGACGCCGTACCGCAAGGTCGTCTCGGGCAAGGTCACCGAGCAGATCGACTACCTCACGGCGATGGAGGAGGACGACTACATCGTCGCCCAGGCCAACGCGCCGCTGAAGGCCGACGGCCACTTCCAGGAGGAGCGCGTCCTCGCCCGCAAGAAGGGCGGCGAGGTCGACCTGTTCCCCGCCGACGAGATCGGCTACATGGACGTCTCGCCGCGCCAGATGGTGTCGGTGGCGACCTCGCTCATCCCGTTCCTCGAGCACGACGACGCGAACCGCGCCCTCATGGGTGCGAACATGCAGCGCCAGGCGGTGCCGCTGCTCCGCAGCGACTCGCCGTTCGTGGGCACCGGCATGGAGGGCTACGCGGCCGTCGACGCCGGTGACGTGATCACCGCCGACAAGGCGGGCGTCGTCACCGAGGTGTCGGCCGACTCGGTCACCGTGCAGCTCGACGAGGGCGGCACGCAGACCTACTACCTGCGCAAGTTCGACCGCTCCAACCAGGGCACGTCGTACAACAACCGCGTGGTGGTCTCGGCAGGCGAGCGCATCGAGGCCGGCGAGGTCATCGCCGACGGTCCCGCGACCGACAACGGCGAGCTCGCGCTCGGCAAGAACCTCCTCGTGGCGTTCATGCCGTGGGAGGGTCACAACTTCGAGGACGCGATCATCCTCAGCCAGAACCTCGTGAAGGACGACGTGCTCTCGTCGATCCACATCGAGGAGTACGAGGTCGACGCGCGCGACACGAAGCTCGGCAAGGAGGAGATCACCCGTGACCTCCCCAACGTCAGCCCCGACCTGCTGGCCGACCTCGACGAGCGCGGCATCATCCGCATCGGCGCCGAGGTCCGCCCCGGCGACATCCTCGTCGGCAAGGTCACGCCGAAGGGCGAGACCGAGCTCTCGGCCGAGGAGCGCCTGCTCCGCGCGATCTTCAACGAGAAGAGCCGCGAGGTGCGCGACACGTCCCTGAAGGTGCCTCACGGCGAGCAGGGCACGATCATCGGCGTGAAGGTGTTCGACTCGCAGGACGGCGACGACGAGCTCGGCTCGGGCGTCAACCAGCGCGTGGTCGTCTACATCGCCCAGAAGCGCAAGATCACCGAGGGCGACAAGCTCGCGGGCCGTCACGGCAACAAGGGCGTCATCTCCAAGATCCTCCCGGTCGAGGACATGCCGTTCCTGGCCGACGGAACCCCCGTCGACGTCATCCTGAACCCGCTGGGCATCCCCGGCCGAATGAACTTCGGCCAGGTGCTCGAGACGCACCTCGGATGGGTCGCCAAGCAGGGCTGGAAGGTCGACGGCAACCCGGCGTGGGCCAAGAAGCTCCCGAAGGACGCGCACGAGGCCGCCCCCGGCACCAAGGTCGCGACCCCGGTGTTCGACGGCGCCCTCGAGGAGGAGATCGCGGGTCTGCTCGACTCGACGCTCCCCAACCGCGACGGCGAGCGCCTCATCGACTCGACCGGCAAGACGCAGCTCTTCGACGGTCGCTCCGGCGAGCCCTTCCCGTACCCGGTCTCGGTCGGCTACATGTACATCCTGAAGCTGCACCACCTCGTGGACGACAAGATCCACGCGCGCTCCACCGGCCCGTACTCGATGATCACCCAGCAGCCGCTCGGTGGGAAGGCGCAGTTCGGTGGCCAGCGCTTCGGTGAGATGGAGGTGTGGGCCCTCGAGGCCTACGGCGCCGCCTACGCGCTGCAGGAGCTCCTCACGATCAAGTCCGACGACATCCTCGGCCGCGTCAAGGTGTACGAGGCGATCGTCAAGGGCGAGAACATCCAGGAGCCCGGCATCCCCGAGTCCTTCAAGGTGCTCATGAAGGAGATGCAGTCGCTCTGCCTGAACGTCGAGGTCCTCTCGGCCGACGGCACCGCGGTCTCGCTGCGAGACACCGATGACGAGGCCTTCCGCGCAGCGGAGGAGCTCGGCATCAACATCTCCGCGCGCTTCGAGTCGTCGAACATCGACGAGATCTGA